One window of Chloroflexus aggregans DSM 9485 genomic DNA carries:
- a CDS encoding FecCD family ABC transporter permease, with protein MSATTMPTFRHTVVRRRTYVLPALVLALIGTLLLAVGIGAVAVPPDVVLAIILSKVGLPFEVAVTQQQVAVLWNIRLPRVILGAFVGAALAVSGALLQGIFRNPLADPSLIGVSSGAALGAVFTIISGIAVFGIYTLPIAAFLAGAATTLLVYRLSHRSGRTDVAMLLLVGLALNALAGATTGLLTYLADDAQLRSIVFWTLGGLGGALWETVLTAVPPIVLALLIAPRLGSYLNLFALGETEARHLGVNTEWIKRAVVLLAALATGAAVALAGPIGFIGLIVPHIVRLAIGPDHRRLIPTCALGGAILLVLADLLARTLAAPAEIPVGLFTSFAGGPFFLALILRSRKHYGFH; from the coding sequence ATGAGCGCAACGACGATGCCAACTTTCCGCCACACCGTCGTTAGAAGACGTACCTACGTGCTACCTGCATTGGTCCTCGCTCTTATCGGTACGTTACTTTTGGCCGTCGGGATCGGCGCCGTTGCCGTCCCACCTGATGTAGTACTGGCCATTATCTTAAGTAAAGTTGGCCTCCCGTTCGAGGTGGCCGTTACTCAGCAGCAAGTGGCCGTCTTGTGGAACATTCGGCTGCCACGTGTCATCCTTGGCGCATTTGTCGGCGCTGCGTTAGCGGTTAGCGGTGCGCTCCTGCAAGGGATCTTTCGCAATCCCCTCGCCGATCCCAGTTTGATCGGCGTGAGCAGTGGCGCAGCCCTCGGTGCCGTCTTTACGATTATCAGTGGGATTGCTGTGTTCGGAATCTATACCTTACCGATCGCAGCATTCCTTGCCGGTGCAGCCACGACCCTGCTTGTTTATCGGTTATCACACCGCTCTGGTCGGACCGATGTCGCCATGCTGTTGTTGGTCGGATTAGCGCTCAATGCGCTGGCCGGCGCTACAACCGGTCTACTCACCTATCTGGCCGATGATGCCCAGTTGCGCTCGATCGTCTTCTGGACGCTTGGCGGTCTCGGTGGGGCATTGTGGGAAACGGTATTGACGGCGGTGCCACCGATTGTTTTGGCACTTCTCATCGCTCCACGCCTGGGGTCGTACCTCAATCTGTTCGCCCTTGGCGAGACCGAAGCCCGCCATCTTGGCGTCAATACTGAGTGGATCAAACGAGCGGTCGTCTTACTGGCCGCATTAGCTACCGGTGCTGCCGTGGCTCTCGCCGGCCCGATTGGGTTCATCGGCTTGATCGTACCGCACATTGTACGTCTCGCTATCGGTCCCGATCACCGCCGATTGATCCCAACTTGCGCTTTGGGCGGTGCTATCTTGCTCGTCTTGGCCGATCTGCTTGCCCGTACCCTGGCTGCCCCCGCCGAGATTCCGGTTGGTCTCTTTACCTCTTTCGCCGGTGGGCCGTTTTTCCTCGCCCTAATCTTACGTAGCCGAAAACACTATGGGTTTCATTAG
- a CDS encoding antibiotic biosynthesis monooxygenase family protein — translation MITTANRIYVHPDYADLFEETFRTRARLVDRMPGFISNQLLRPVNPGDPYIVLTTWESRAHFEAWVRSDEFRQGHARSGTLPKEAFTAPNKLELHEIIMDTSRPDVPVEPRGKPFKVHHQ, via the coding sequence ATGATCACGACTGCCAACCGCATCTACGTTCATCCCGATTACGCCGATCTGTTTGAAGAGACGTTCCGCACACGCGCACGATTGGTCGACCGTATGCCCGGTTTTATCAGTAACCAATTGTTGCGCCCGGTGAATCCCGGCGATCCGTACATCGTTCTCACTACGTGGGAAAGCCGGGCACACTTCGAGGCGTGGGTGCGCTCGGATGAATTCCGCCAAGGACACGCCCGTTCGGGCACCTTGCCAAAAGAGGCGTTTACCGCACCCAATAAGCTTGAGCTGCATGAGATCATTATGGATACCAGCCGGCCTGATGTGCCGGTTGAGCCACGCGGCAAACCGTTTAAAGTCCATCATCAGTAA
- a CDS encoding heme/hemin ABC transporter substrate-binding protein, whose protein sequence is MVSKFTKPLIVLVLLALLSACGANPGANAPTTAPAPTTAPAPTTAPAPTTAPAPTTAPVVVPTTRPASTVEPILPATVTDYQGETVVIESVERIVSLSGDITEIIFALGMGDNIVGVDISATYPADKVKALPSIGYQRRLNAEGILSLNPTVVIGTESAGPPEALAQVRAAGIPIALTAAPPTLESPIQKILFVARALGIPQRGYELAGQVEADIARARAEASSLTRQPRVLFLYLRGTDVQQVAGANTSIDAMITAAGGINAGAEVGIVNYAPLSAEVVIAAQPDVILVLTKGLESVGGIDGLLKIPGLADTPAGQQRRVIDFDDLYLNGMGPRTGQALADLVAAFRDAVAQKEGS, encoded by the coding sequence ATGGTATCGAAGTTCACTAAGCCGCTTATTGTGCTGGTTTTGCTCGCACTTCTTAGTGCATGTGGTGCGAATCCCGGCGCTAATGCGCCGACCACCGCGCCTGCACCGACCACCGCGCCTGCGCCGACCACCGCGCCTGCGCCGACCACCGCACCTGCGCCGACCACCGCGCCCGTTGTGGTACCCACCACCCGACCCGCCTCAACCGTCGAACCGATACTGCCGGCTACCGTCACCGATTATCAAGGCGAAACGGTTGTTATCGAGTCGGTTGAACGGATTGTGAGTTTGTCCGGTGATATAACTGAGATCATCTTTGCACTTGGCATGGGTGATAACATTGTCGGGGTTGATATTAGCGCGACGTATCCCGCCGATAAAGTGAAGGCCCTTCCTAGTATCGGCTATCAGCGCCGCCTGAACGCCGAAGGTATTCTGTCGCTCAATCCGACCGTCGTGATCGGTACCGAGTCGGCCGGTCCACCGGAAGCGTTGGCACAAGTGCGGGCAGCCGGGATACCAATTGCCCTCACTGCCGCCCCTCCAACGCTTGAATCGCCTATCCAGAAGATCCTCTTCGTGGCGCGTGCATTAGGTATTCCACAACGCGGCTACGAACTGGCCGGACAGGTTGAGGCCGATATTGCCCGTGCTCGTGCCGAAGCTAGCTCCTTGACGCGCCAACCACGGGTCCTCTTCCTGTATTTGCGCGGTACCGATGTACAGCAAGTGGCCGGCGCCAATACATCGATTGATGCAATGATAACGGCTGCCGGTGGTATCAATGCCGGTGCCGAAGTTGGGATTGTCAATTATGCGCCGTTGAGCGCAGAAGTGGTGATCGCTGCCCAACCTGATGTGATACTCGTCCTTACAAAGGGTCTTGAATCGGTCGGCGGTATCGATGGACTCCTCAAGATTCCCGGTCTGGCCGATACACCTGCCGGTCAACAACGACGAGTTATCGATTTCGATGATCTCTATCTGAACGGAATGGGACCACGCACCGGTCAGGCGCTGGCCGATCTCGTCGCTGCGTTTCGCGATGCAGTTGCTCAGAAGGAGGGTTCATGA
- a CDS encoding heme ABC transporter ATP-binding protein: MELLVAQHVGYRIDGRWLVQDVSLSLSAGEVVALVGPNGAGKSTLLSLLAGDWPPTTGTIRLEGQELGRLSATAQARRRAVLRQQVVVTFPFTALEVVLMGRAPHLRGQREGEHDLAIARDAMAQTETATFALRSLPTLSGGEQARVQLARVLAQTTPVLLLDEPTAALDLRHQHRVLHLARQAAAQGGAALIVLHDVNLAALYADRIGVMHQGRLCAIGRPWDVLQATLLSDVYGVPIKVQQHPHTAAPLVLSLPEHSTGSSVTYGIEVH, from the coding sequence ATGGAACTGTTGGTTGCACAACACGTTGGGTACCGTATCGACGGGCGCTGGCTGGTGCAAGACGTCTCCCTGAGCTTGTCCGCCGGCGAGGTGGTGGCTCTCGTCGGGCCAAACGGTGCCGGCAAGAGTACGTTATTAAGCTTGCTGGCCGGTGATTGGCCGCCAACCACCGGGACGATCCGACTAGAAGGTCAAGAATTGGGTCGGCTATCGGCAACGGCACAAGCCCGACGACGTGCTGTGTTGCGTCAGCAGGTTGTCGTTACCTTTCCTTTCACCGCGCTTGAAGTGGTTCTCATGGGTCGCGCGCCGCATCTTCGTGGGCAACGGGAAGGTGAACACGATCTCGCCATTGCCCGTGACGCAATGGCCCAAACTGAGACGGCTACGTTTGCTCTGCGCTCGTTGCCAACCCTCTCCGGCGGCGAGCAGGCACGTGTCCAGCTCGCGCGTGTTCTGGCTCAAACGACCCCCGTCCTGCTTCTCGACGAACCAACCGCAGCCCTCGATTTACGTCACCAACACCGCGTGTTACACCTGGCCCGGCAAGCAGCCGCTCAGGGAGGCGCCGCTCTGATCGTGCTGCACGATGTGAATCTGGCTGCCTTGTACGCCGACCGGATCGGAGTGATGCATCAGGGCCGTTTGTGCGCTATCGGGAGACCATGGGATGTCTTGCAAGCTACCCTGCTCAGCGACGTGTACGGTGTGCCGATCAAGGTTCAACAACATCCCCATACGGCAGCACCTCTTGTGCTTAGTCTACCGGAGCATAGTACAGGGAGTTCCGTTACCTATGGTATCGAAGTTCACTAA
- a CDS encoding response regulator transcription factor: MSTPTILIVDDEARLRELVRRYLEQAGFRVVQAADGVTALEQARAWTPDVVILDIMLPVLDGLAVCRRLRTFSDAYILMLTARAEESDRVTGLETGADDYLTKPFAPRELVARVRALLRRPRHTEVSMPSSLIHYGGLVIDPVAHTVALDGQLLTLTPIEYALLSVMAAAPGRVFSRTQLLDRIWGHDYFGDEHVVEVHITNLRKKLGDNPNRPQYIFTVRGIGYRFGERR; encoded by the coding sequence ATGTCCACACCGACGATTCTGATTGTTGATGATGAAGCGCGCTTGCGCGAGTTGGTGCGACGCTATCTCGAGCAGGCCGGCTTTCGGGTCGTGCAAGCTGCGGACGGAGTGACTGCGCTTGAACAGGCGCGCGCTTGGACTCCTGATGTTGTGATCCTCGACATTATGTTGCCGGTGTTGGATGGTCTTGCAGTGTGCCGGCGTTTACGTACCTTTTCCGATGCCTACATTCTCATGTTGACGGCTCGGGCCGAGGAGTCTGATCGGGTTACCGGGTTGGAAACAGGAGCCGATGATTATCTTACTAAACCCTTCGCTCCTCGCGAGTTGGTTGCACGGGTACGAGCCTTGTTACGACGACCACGCCATACAGAGGTGTCAATGCCATCGTCGTTGATTCACTATGGTGGTTTGGTGATCGATCCGGTAGCGCATACGGTAGCACTGGATGGGCAGTTGCTCACCCTGACACCAATCGAGTATGCCTTGCTCTCAGTGATGGCTGCCGCACCCGGACGGGTGTTTTCACGCACGCAATTGCTCGACCGGATATGGGGTCATGACTATTTCGGCGATGAGCACGTTGTTGAAGTTCATATCACAAATTTGCGCAAAAAGCTAGGGGATAATCCGAACCGACCACAGTATATCTTCACAGTGCGAGGGATCGGTTATCGGTTTGGGGAGCGCCGATGA
- a CDS encoding sensor histidine kinase: MTILFAPGIHDRSMIAWLGPQWVETADASMVEMERATNEIFTLAMLQALLISSGVAIAVAVPVSWVASQGIVRPIERLLATAQRIADGYYHERVPLQGERELVRLAAQFNTIAAVLEQAEQRRVALIGDVAHELRTPLATIAGYVEGVLDGVVEADEDTWVLVLDEVNRLHRLAGDLQELSRVEAKQIVLARQNVHLEPLIEAICARLEPQFTEKGVRLQVQLANSLPSVWVDPDRILQVLMNLVGNALQYTPRGGSVTIRALVVEKMVQVCVHDTGIGIAAEHLPHLFERFYRVDKARARATGGAGIGLTICKALVELHGGQIGIHSDGPGQGTTCWFTLPLFDHNVQRLSDALA; the protein is encoded by the coding sequence GTGACCATCCTCTTTGCGCCAGGTATCCACGACCGCTCGATGATTGCTTGGTTGGGGCCACAATGGGTGGAGACGGCGGATGCGAGTATGGTCGAGATGGAGCGGGCAACCAATGAGATCTTCACCCTTGCCATGCTGCAAGCACTACTGATCAGCAGTGGGGTCGCAATCGCTGTCGCAGTCCCGGTAAGTTGGGTGGCATCGCAGGGGATTGTTCGGCCTATCGAACGCCTGTTGGCGACTGCACAGCGGATTGCCGACGGTTATTACCACGAGCGTGTACCGCTCCAGGGTGAGCGTGAGCTAGTGCGGCTGGCCGCGCAATTCAATACAATCGCGGCGGTGCTCGAGCAGGCCGAGCAACGTCGCGTGGCTCTCATCGGCGATGTCGCACACGAGTTGCGCACACCATTGGCGACCATTGCCGGTTATGTTGAAGGAGTGCTCGATGGTGTCGTGGAGGCCGATGAAGACACGTGGGTACTGGTGCTCGATGAGGTCAACCGGTTGCACCGATTGGCAGGTGATTTGCAGGAATTGTCGCGGGTCGAGGCCAAACAGATCGTGTTAGCACGGCAAAACGTTCATCTCGAACCCCTCATCGAAGCTATCTGCGCGCGCTTAGAACCGCAGTTTACCGAAAAGGGTGTGCGATTACAGGTGCAGCTTGCGAACAGTCTGCCATCGGTTTGGGTCGATCCTGATCGGATCCTTCAGGTGTTGATGAATCTCGTCGGCAATGCGTTGCAGTACACGCCGCGTGGTGGTTCCGTCACGATACGGGCATTGGTAGTTGAGAAGATGGTACAGGTGTGCGTACACGATACCGGGATCGGGATTGCCGCCGAACATCTACCGCATCTCTTCGAGCGGTTTTATCGAGTTGACAAAGCACGCGCGCGGGCTACCGGTGGCGCCGGTATTGGCTTGACCATCTGCAAAGCGTTAGTGGAGTTGCATGGCGGGCAGATTGGGATCCATAGTGATGGCCCGGGGCAGGGGACGACGTGTTGGTTTACCCTGCCCCTATTCGACCACAACGTACAGCGCTTGAGCGATGCGTTGGCCTAA
- a CDS encoding metal-dependent transcriptional regulator, translating into MQTFSYPASNRIIQLTTTEAACLTTLADLIETEPTTTADQLARCLHFTPETMLSTLQSLFKRQLINATTVGSLTLTANGWLLAHHYLIQHRLLERFLLDVVGVPWIFVHREAARLAQMVSPCFIERVIVHTRQATVCPHGNPIPGRSTFTAGEVSLSNAPLGQRCRLTRIAEWICYDPQLVRHLWSYEIVPGCTLIRVPDPLSKTVIQLNQRPTVLGQRIAQALYVVVE; encoded by the coding sequence ATGCAAACCTTTTCCTATCCCGCATCAAACCGAATTATCCAACTCACTACCACCGAAGCGGCTTGCTTAACCACCTTGGCCGATCTGATCGAAACAGAACCAACCACGACTGCCGACCAATTAGCGCGTTGTTTGCATTTCACCCCCGAAACGATGCTCTCCACACTACAGAGCCTGTTCAAGCGACAACTCATCAATGCGACTACGGTTGGATCGCTTACACTCACCGCTAACGGTTGGCTACTGGCCCACCACTACCTCATCCAACACCGATTACTCGAACGATTTCTCCTCGACGTTGTCGGTGTGCCGTGGATATTCGTCCATCGTGAGGCTGCGCGATTAGCCCAGATGGTCTCACCATGCTTCATCGAGCGAGTCATTGTACACACGCGCCAAGCAACTGTCTGCCCACACGGCAACCCTATCCCCGGACGCAGCACGTTCACCGCCGGCGAAGTGTCGTTATCAAATGCACCGCTCGGTCAACGCTGTCGTCTCACACGCATTGCTGAATGGATCTGTTACGATCCACAGCTCGTCCGGCATCTATGGAGTTATGAAATCGTACCAGGATGCACACTGATCCGGGTCCCTGATCCGTTATCCAAGACGGTTATCCAACTCAATCAACGACCGACCGTGTTAGGCCAACGCATCGCTCAAGCGCTGTACGTTGTGGTCGAATAG
- a CDS encoding DUF305 domain-containing protein — protein sequence MAVPDGDEPFDRRFLEAMIPHHEGAVAMARDALQKAEHAEIRELAQAIITAQEAEIAQMKQWLTEFGR from the coding sequence ATGGCGGTACCTGATGGTGATGAACCATTTGATCGGCGCTTTCTCGAGGCGATGATCCCCCACCACGAGGGGGCAGTGGCGATGGCGCGCGATGCGTTGCAAAAGGCTGAGCATGCCGAGATTCGTGAGCTGGCCCAAGCAATTATCACAGCCCAAGAGGCTGAAATTGCCCAGATGAAACAATGGTTGACCGAGTTTGGTCGGTGA